AAGCCTGCAGCGTTTCTGGCGATCCAGGCCTCAAGCGGCTGCTCGTTCAGCCATCGCGGCGGCCAGGATCTCATAGGACTTGAGACGAGCCTGATGATCGAAGATTTGCGAAGTCACCATCAATTCATCAGCACCCGTTCGCTCGACGAACGCGAGAGTTTGGGCCCTTACGGTTTCCGCAGAACCAATTGCCGAGCATTGCAGTAAGCCACGCAGGAGGGCGCGGGCCTCCATTGGAAGGGATTGTTCGTAGTCGGGGACCGGGGGTTTCAGCTTGCCGGGGTTTCCGGTTCTAAGCGCCACGAACGCCTGCTGCAGTGACGTGGCAAGCAAGTGGGCGTCGGCATCCGTGTCGGCCGCGAAAACGTTGAAGCCGAGCATGACATAAGGCCTGTCGAGCTGCGACGACGGTTGGAACTGGGCGCGGTATAGGGCGATGGCTTCCATCATCTGCTGGGGCGCGAAATGCGAAGCAAATGCGTAAGGCAGTCCCAGCTGGGCAGCCAGCTGGGCTCCAAACAAGCTGGACCCCAAGATCCATAATGGGACCTTCAGGCCCTCACCGGGAATAGCACGCACACGCTGACCCGCTCGCGGTTTCTCGAAAAAGTCTTGAAGCTCAACCACGTCGCGCGGGAAGCTATGCGGATCAGAGGCCAGCGTCCGCCGCATGGCTTGGGCCGCTGCCTGGTCGGTTCCCGGTGCGCGGCCAAGGCCCAAGTCGATACGGCCTGGAAACAATGCTTCCAATGTGCCGAACTGCTCGGCGACCTGCAGAGGGGAATGATTAGGAAGCATTATTCCGCCCGCGCCGACCCGTATGGTCGAAGTGCCGCCAGCAACATGGCACAGTGCCACGGCCGTCGCGGCGCTCGCAATTCCTGGCATTGAGTGATGCTCGGCCATCCAGAAGCGCTTGTAGCCAAGTCGCTCAACGTGCCGCGCGAGTTGGAGAGCATTACCGAGCGCAGTGCCAGCATCGCTGCCTTCCGCGATCGGCGCCAAGTCCAAGACTGAGAGGAGAATCATTGCCGTCATATGGGGCGAGGTGAACTGATTGCCAGACACTCAGATCGATCCAGACTGCGTCGGCAACGGAGTTCTATGAAAATCAAGCCAACCCTCAGTCCGGCGGAGATCATGACAGCGGAAGGCCGGAAAGCAGTTCCCGCGAAGCACTCCACGGCTCGTCCCGAAAGTCTTCTGCTAGGTAGAACTGCGGATCGTTGGGCGACCACCCGTCTGGCAAGTAAATCCCGATCAGAGGGTGGGGGGAACAGCATGCAACGCATCCTTGAACTTGCCGGACAGTTGGTCGCTTTACAGGCAGAGCTCGACCAGGAACTTGAGAAACGCCGGCGCAAGTGGGGCTGGGACGTACACAAGCGGCTGGTCACTTTTGAAAACGGCGTCACGGCCGAGCACGAGCGCCTCAAAATCGGCGTCTCTCGCTTCCTTGCAGAGAGCAGATGGCCAACAATCCTCAGTGCACCACTGGTCTATTCGCTGATCATCCCCTTTGTCCTGCTGGACTTGTGGGTCAGCGCCTATCAAGCGGGTTGTTTTCGGATTTATCGGATCCCCCGCGTCAGGCGGTCGGAGTATATCGCTCTCGATCGCAGCAAACTGCGCTATCTCAATTGGATCGAGGCACTGAACTGTGAATTCTGCAGTTACTGCAACGGTGTGATTGCCTATGCCCGGGAAATCGCCAGCCGCACCGAGCAATATTGGTGCCCGATTAAACATGCGCTGCGAATCCCGAGTCCCCATGACCGCTACTGGCAATTCGCCGAATATGGAGACGCCGAGGGTTACAGGGCCAGGCTCAATGAATTCAGGGAAGCACTGCAGGCCAAAGAGGAAGGCAACCAGCCCCAGGGTGCGATCCAACCTGAGTGAGTGCCTAGCGCAAACTGTTTCGCGCCGGCGACACCAGACCGTTAAGGTAGACCGATTAGGCCAATACGTGGACGTAGATCCATGGGCTCTAATCAGGAACGAACGGCCAGCCGCATATTCACCGATGCGACTGGCCAGTTTATGATCAGCTTTGCTTCTTCGCTGTGTAGGTAGTCTTCGATCCGTCGCGTGGGTCGGTGCTCGTGACGGTCACGGATTTTCCATCGGCAGAGGGCTGGATGACGCTGATATTCACTTCCTTGCCGTCCCTGGTGCTGGTTTCGCGAATTCCGTTTGAGCCTTCGCGTGCCACCGCGATCATCGTGCCGCCCGTATCACCTTTGATTGGGACCGCAGGCCCGCCGAGCTGAGCTATGTAGCTGCTCCCCTGCGAATTCATGGTCACTTTGTCCCCGTCGATCTTGAATGTCACTTTCAGCGCTTCCTTCGAATAGTCCTGGAAACGATCGGGGATCCACTGACCGGACACCGCATGGGCCCCCGCGGGTGCAGGGCCGGCGCGTTTCGAAGTTGACGTTCCTTCAATCGCCGGGACGTCTGGGTTAGTCGCGTCCCTGAACTTGGTCGTCAGCACATTCCCGTCCGGCGACAACTGGATGCTCGTCG
The window above is part of the Sphingomonas sp. HDW15A genome. Proteins encoded here:
- a CDS encoding LLM class flavin-dependent oxidoreductase, with amino-acid sequence MILLSVLDLAPIAEGSDAGTALGNALQLARHVERLGYKRFWMAEHHSMPGIASAATAVALCHVAGGTSTIRVGAGGIMLPNHSPLQVAEQFGTLEALFPGRIDLGLGRAPGTDQAAAQAMRRTLASDPHSFPRDVVELQDFFEKPRAGQRVRAIPGEGLKVPLWILGSSLFGAQLAAQLGLPYAFASHFAPQQMMEAIALYRAQFQPSSQLDRPYVMLGFNVFAADTDADAHLLATSLQQAFVALRTGNPGKLKPPVPDYEQSLPMEARALLRGLLQCSAIGSAETVRAQTLAFVERTGADELMVTSQIFDHQARLKSYEILAAAMAERAAA